From the Montipora capricornis isolate CH-2021 chromosome 2, ASM3666992v2, whole genome shotgun sequence genome, one window contains:
- the LOC138037649 gene encoding uncharacterized protein, with translation MEHLQDENTYKRITDGRRNPTASTKKELNKLLQEIRTCTTEHGSDEEHLHNKQHYRLRSTDCTPASFYGFPKIHKPDVPLRPITSFIGSSTYELFKHLEAIISPLQNNRYSVKNRRVFAERIQEQTLEPDEIFVSFDVASLFTCIPTHLALRITSERLHQDSTVCERTILSFDNVMRLLEFVLNNVYFTFQGTHYQQVFGCPIGSPMSAILANLVMEHIEERALVTAPHPPKCQTVVKYCAVAVCKNGSHNRPDLSYFRFPSDQKLRKKWETFCGRADEKFKTLADPRICSQHFSREDLKRTISGKIEVISCGVPTIFDPKQPAAKSDPRQERKNKRDRRAQHLADNSTELPVKRQRVDAQEGKIGTVHSSAGHIGVIGEHDYTDRIENVDERQRNVLCQTELTMEDLAKTERAINQSSTSIPTSSQEVKVGANAQKRREQLVQDVLKSDESVKFYTGIPSLSCFMLLVNTLLPYAGKMKYWDKNKRQKSYYQNDPEKEKPGRKRDVGLKEEFILVLLRLKLGLMERHLADMFAVSVSTVSRIYMTWVRFLALTFNGSLLRWPSKQEIKGKQLSRKARKETSSIAKVRIHVEGAIERLKEFKIFHGNIPLASLKLIDQEVIVCASLCNLLPR, from the exons ATGGAACATTTACAAGACGAGAACACCTATAAAAGAATAACGGATGGACGCAGAAATCCAACGGCTAGCACAAAGAAAGAGCTTAACAAACTACTCCAGGAGATCCGTACTTGTACAACTGAGCATGGTTCCGACGAGGAGCATCTCCACAACAAACAGCACTACCGTTTACGTAGTACAGATTGCACTCCAGCGTCTTTCTATGGCTTTCCAAAAATCCACAAGCCTGATGTCCCGCTCAGACCCATAACTAGCTTTATTGGCTCTTCAACATATGAGCTTTTCAAACATCTCGAGGCGATCATCTCACCCCTCCAGAACAACAGATATTCTGTTAAAAACAGAAGAGTTTTCGCCGAGAGAATACAGGAACAAACTCTAGAACCTGACGAGATTTTCGTGTCTTTCGATGTCGCATCACTGTTTACCTGCATACCCACCCACTTAGCTTTGAGAATAACAAGTGAACGACTTCATCAGGATTCTACAGTCTGTGAAAGAACAATCTTGTCTTTTGACAACGTAATGCGACTGTTGGAGTTCGTGCTTAATAACGTCTACTTCACCTTCCAAGGCACCCACTACCAACAAGTTTTCGGGTGCCCTATAGGCTCTCCCATGAGTGCCATTCTAGCGAATTTAGTTATGGAGCACATCGAAGAGAGGGCACTCGTAACCGCCCCTCACCCACCTAAATG TCAAACGGTGGTTAAATACTGTGCAGTTGCAGTGTGTAAAAATGGAAGCCATAACAGGCCAGATCTCTCGTACTTTCGCTTTCCTTCCGATCAGAAACTACGCAAAAAGTGGGAAACATTTTGTGGAAGGGCGGACGAAAAGTTTAAGACGCTTGCAGATCCTCGGATATGTTCGCAACATTTCAGTAGAGAAGACCTTAAAAGGACGATTTCCGGAAAGATTGAAGTCATTTCTTGTGGTGTACCGACAATATTTGATCCGAAACAGCCCGCAGCAAAGAGTGATCCTCGTCAAGAGAGGAAAAACAAGCGGGATCGTCGAGCacaacacttggcagataatTCAACAGAGCTACCGGTGAAAAGGCAAAGGGTAGACGCGCAGGAAGGTAAAATTGGTACAGTGCATTCATCAGCAGGGCACATCGGTGTGATCGGTGAACACGATTACACGGACCGAATCGAAAACGTGGACGAGCGACAGAGAAACGTGCTATGCCAGACGGAACTTACAATGGAAGACCTCGCCAAAACGGAAAGGGCAATAAATCAGTCTTCGACTTCAATCCCAACCTCCAGCCAAGAAGTTAAAGTTGGCGCTAATGCTCAAAAAAGAAGAGAGCAATTGGTTCAAGACGTGTTGAAAAGCGATGAATCTGTAAAATTTTATACAGGCATTCCGTCACTATCGTGTTTCATGCTTCTCGTCAATACGCTCCTTCCGTATGCAGGAAAAATGAAGTATTGGGACAAGAACAAGCGTCAGAAATCCTACTACCAGAATGATCCTGAGAAGGAAAAACCAGGGCGAAAACGCGATGTTGGATTGAAAGAGGAGTTTATTCTTGTTCTGTTGCGGCTGAAACTAGGTCTAATGGAAAGGCACCTTGCCGACATGTTCGCAGTTTCTGTCAGTACAGTTAGTCGGATCTATATGACATGGGTTCGCTTTTTAGCTCTGACTTTTAACGGTTCACTACTTCGCTGGCCATCAAAACAGGAAATTAAG GGTAAACAATTGTCAAGAAAGGCTCGCAAAGAAACAAGTTCAATCGCAAAAGTGAGGATACATGTTGAGGGAGCAATTGAGAGGTTGaaagaattcaaaattttccatGGAAATATCCCATTAGCATCTTTAAAGTTAATTGACCAGGAGGTCATTGTTTGTGCTTCATTATGTAATCTTCTTCCTCGTTAA